GATCTATTGCTATTGATATAGTTATATTACTATATTGAAGCGTTTTATGATCCATTAATCTATATTTACCACATGGAAGGAAAACGCAAAAAAAAGATGATTCTACACCCACGAGAGTTTTACATCATATAAATAGGAAAGTATGACTGTTACACACTAAAATCATAATGGGTGCCAGAAAAGCCCCTTCGTTTGCCGCAGTTCTGGGTGCTTCATGCGGGATGACCTCAGCAGAACAGGCGCAGGGAAACCCCGGCCGCGTCGTGACGTCACCGTCAGCTGGTTCAGCGCTGTGCTGCACGTAAGCAGCTTCAGAGGCTAGAGCCTTATGACAACGGATAGACAATTACATGCATCACGCTTGTTGTAAACAGACCAATCCTTCTGGATCACAGATCTGTGCGTTCGGCGCGCTGCACTGACGTCTGGATCAGGAAACGCAGCATTTCCCAAAACAAGCTGGTGTACACAAGAAGAAGTGAACGCTTGGTGAGTATCGCGGTGCGCTTAAATGTAGCGagctatttcatttatttataaagtgtCTCTACATATATTAACATGTTGCGCACTTACAAAACATATTAGGGCTAGTTTACGAGTTTTGGTTAATTTCTACCGCAGATATCCTAATTAACTTTCGTTTTCTCATCATATGTATTGTGAAACGTCCCAGGTGGGATTAGAATAGCGTTTAATCACACTAGAACACTAAATCATTGTTTGCCACTCAAACATGTGTAATCTACTCACAATAATGTCATCCCAAAGTCATTTCGAGCCAGACGATAGAACAGTCATTACTTACCCATCGAATCTTTAAGTCTGGGTTTAACTCTATTACCGACTCAACGAATCGTTCAGACTTGGTGATTTGGATAAAATGACTGATACTATTCTAATGTTACTTTTTTGATTGCATTTTGAACATACTAGCACTAGAACATACCTTTTCTTTTTAGTTCAGTCTAAGTTTCACTTTTCATTGTGCTGATGATTGCATATTTAAACGCAAACCATTCTTGAACTAAGAGTCATGTTCTGGTTTTTCCTAGCTCAGCTCGAGTGACTCAAGAAACATGGCATCTGGTTCATCAATGATGAATGGGGACATCAATCACCCACGCGTGTCCGGCCTGGGGAACCTGGGCAGTTTAGAAGAGACCCTCCAGCAAATGAACACCCTAATCAAAGAGAACCGAGAACTGAAGGGTGAGACTCAATTTCTCTTTCAGTCATAATCACGGTACATAAACATATTCCTTCACATAAAATCCTTATGTTTGTCCCGCAGAGGCCCTGAAACAAACCAACTTATCCATGAAGGAGAGATTTGAGGGTCTGTCGGCATGGAAGGAGAAGCAAAAGGAGGAGAGAGACTTCCTGGAGCAACGATTAGAGGAGGCCAAAACCAGACTGAACACTTTGGATTCAGAGAACGAGGCACTGAAGAAACAAGTGGAAGACCTGGAAAAAAGTGGAGCTGAAGTAAGACAAGACAGAAGCTGTGAAAAATCATACCACTCAAAAATATCTAATCATAAAAAGACTTAAATGAAGTTAAATATCTGCTGTAGTGTTTACACACCGAACTGGAGACGCTGAGAGGTCAGATCGCTCGTCTTCAGGCCGAGAAGAATGATCTGGTAGCATTAAACTCTGAACTCCAGCTCAAAATGGGTCAAGGTTCACCTAGAGATTCCTTCATTGAGATTAGAATAGCTGTAAgtatgcacacgcacacacaaactcaatAAAGTAACACGGTGTTGCTCAATGTCACTCTCTGTGCTTTCTTCCACAGGAAGATGAGTTAAAAGTAACCAGAGATTTGCCCAATATACCAAAGGACCCTTGCGCTTTCAGCATGTAAGCACTGCAGAATTAAGCATGAGGTTCAGCAGATTTCTAATGAAATGCTTCTGATGCAGTAAATTCAAGTCTTTGTCCTCTTGCTTGCTTGCTTGATCATTTGCTGTATGTAGCAATAGTTTGTGAGCTAGAAATGGAACTAGATCTGACAAAAACTCTTTATTTGAGTGTCTTAAGTTGGAAAACTAATTCAAATAGTTTCTATCTTTATGGATTAAAGATAGGATGTGGGCCACGGAAGGTGTATAGTAATTGTAGAAACACAATAGGTCCTCGATTTGATAATTAAGCCAATATGTGTGTGTACGCAGGCCAAAGGCTGAGTCGGAGGAACAGACGGTGAGGCAGCTGCTTCACTCCCTCAGAGCAGAGACTGATGAGAAGGAGAGACTGCAGCTAGCGCTCCAGGAGGCACGTGGGAAGTAGGACAACATTTCTCAGTCAAACCTTCTCAGAGACAGTACTTAAGGTGTATGAGCTTCTTTTATTGTATGCGCATATTGGGTATTTGCAGAATTGCCGAGTTGGAGAACAGACTGGAACACGCTGACAGAAGTGCACAGACATCTCCCCCCTCTACAACTGAAATCAATGTAGGATAATCAGACTTTTATAGCTATCCATGTAGCATTTTTAACTAGTTATTTAATCAAGACATCCATGTGACTGTGGTCTTTGAGGCCAGTCTTTTCtaaaagaaagtgaaagaaaatAGTTGGGAGTGCGGCAACAACTATGAATTTACATTTACTATGAGGAAGCGActgtgtgttttctgtgtttgttttcacCAGGCAAGCGCTGAGGTGAAGAATCTGGAAGATCAGTTGCTGAAGCTCTGTAATGAATTGAAACAGGCTCAGATCAAACTGGACGAGGCTGAGAACATGAAAAGAAATCTGCAGGACAGGTCAGAAACACCAGACAACAATAACTTATACACAAAgttataataactttttttattttttatttaaacaaatcatatattttttaaataataaaaatacatttatttttgtttatcattattatgttttacatataatttgtatttttataaatattaaacttGAAATTTAGACTAAATTGCTTTCAGACTTGACTGAAAGTTGTTTCTTCTGGAAATGCTAATCTagtttcaatatataaagtcaccTAAAGTTTAATAGTCTGTTGTTATATGCAATATGTTACACAGTATTGTTATAATAGTCTGCATAATGGTGTCACATGAgcatgtttatatattatttaacctCATATTGTAGAGCacattttataagtaataaatgTAGAAATCCAGATCTTCCTTTTGGAtggacattttcttttctttggcaTGAAGGTCTACAAACAAAGTCTGCAGAGTTTTCCTATTTCTCCCATCTAATGTTCTCTCTGCAGGTGTAAAGATCAGGAGCAGGATCTAGGTACTCTGAAAGCTCAGCTGGGAGAGAAACAGAAGGTTTTGTCTGAGAATGATACTCTGAAGGTAAAGATGGAAAGCCTTCAGGCTGCGGTTAAAGTGGAACAGAAGAAAACTCAGGATGAGAAGTGAGTGCATCTTATGcctacaaaaacacacattttgaatTGAGTTGCATGCTGGATATATAGACTAAACTCAGTTGCACATTGTGTTTACGATGTTTTCATAACAATCACATCTCCTCTTATCTTTCTTTGTCAGGAACAACCTGAACCAGCTGAAAGATGCCTATACCAAGCTGTTTGAGGACTACAATGAGCTCCAAGAGGAGAAAAAGAAGAGAGCGGTACAAATTCCCATTTACTTTAGAAAACTTCaggcttagaatttttttttgtattcggCCAGGCACTATTAATGAGGTACATCTGTGACTATTAAGCTTGCACCAGaacatttctatatttaaatacagtttgaTTTAAAGCAGTTAATTTTACATCCAGATTATGTTGGTGGTTCATCCCTCTTACCTACCTAATTGTGCATGATCAGGCTTGTGTTTCACGGGAAGACTATGATGACCTCCAAACCAGGTTTGATACAGCTGAAAAGGCGCTGGCAGACAAACAGAAGAAGATTGATGAGATGAAGATGGAAATCTTCCAGAAGGAAAAGGAACTAGAAACCGTTTCTGTTTTCCAGGCTCAGGTATGAACAATTGCATGGCTTGCTGGGTGTCCTCCCACATTTTAAACTATTTGCAATCGggatcattattttttatcaagtgtttttttttttttttgtacacataCAGGCAGAGATATATTCCTCGGATTTCTACGCAGAACGAGCTGCTCGGGAGAAGATTCACGAGGAGAAAGAGCGTTTGGCCACTCAGCTGGAGTATGTGAAGAAACAGAACACCCAGCTTCAGGATGAGATGGAGTCACTTGGCAGGTACGTCATAAACTTCACTTACTTGTGCACATGTGACCTCTGTGATTTTGAAAAGGGAATTTTTTTATGCTATAGGCATTCCATGAGTGAGATGCAAAGGAGACATGTGTCACGTGGGGCCAATCCACAAGGGCCAGCTTCTCCACATCACCCACAAGGAGGTAGAGGTCCTTACCATAAAGAGTCTATGTTGTGAACTTTTGTGCTCCTGTACCTGTAACTATATATCAGGATCATATAGACATCTTTATTCCACAGGTGACTGGCAGCAGCAGAATATTCCAGAACATGCTTGTCCCAAATGTGGGGAAGTCCTACCTGACCTGGACTCCCTGCAGATCCACATCATGGATTGCATCATTTGAGCCTGTTGCCTTGTAACCCTATGCCAGATCCCCCCCTATATGTGAACTAGTGGTTTGATAGCTTTACCTTCAAGCAGCCTGAAACATAATGCTTCAGTAAGACAGGTCTATAAACCCTGCATCCTAACAATACGTTATATTATCAGTGTGGATGGTTTCAGATTAATTGATGCTATTAGTCGAGGGTGAGAATCaggatttaaaggcagggtaggtaatacatgtaataaacaactttcttccaaatttgtttaaactttctatatatatcaatgcataattaaaatgtaagtactctgataaaaagagtataaaaatcgagtgactctagaccgtttaatctgtattaaacacagctcattatttccatttcgggacgaaacataggattggcttaggcgactgtcactctctcgcaaccatggcaaccacccttttgccacacatgacctgcccacttgcgcgtgcacgtttgacttgaggaattcaacaggcacggatcctaggaataccaaaacaatggcagagaaacagcaagcaaaattcacagtaccagcctatgcagttagtgaaggcaaaccaggcaaaaaaaggaagaccgtaacagtacaagaaaaggcaatgaacaaaaagtctttggataaacaaagaaataaaacgcgagttaatatcggcgtggctttccagcgatggcgagaactgagggaactcaaggggctgaaaagtgactccttgatggctttatttctgctggacaggtaaatctttcttttttgtattttgatcatacatattttttttatgaagcatgtgtcattagcacacgtagctgcgtaatatagctaacataacattacttagcgagccgtagtagaggctttggaaggagcccagaagggagggggtggagtgaatggaaataatgagctgtctttaaaacagtcgtgagaggtctacagtcactcgatttttatactttctttttcagagtacttacattttaattatgtattgatatataataaagtttaaacaaatttgggaaaaaagttttttatacattttttttttacctaccctgcctttactGTGTAGCTTTGGTTCTCTAAATACACCTTATATAACAGCAACATTATTAAGCTGCTTTAAGACAATTTATCACTGTCAACtattaagaaaaaatatgtta
The DNA window shown above is from Carassius carassius chromosome 26, fCarCar2.1, whole genome shotgun sequence and carries:
- the optn gene encoding optineurin, translating into MASGSSMMNGDINHPRVSGLGNLGSLEETLQQMNTLIKENRELKEALKQTNLSMKERFEGLSAWKEKQKEERDFLEQRLEEAKTRLNTLDSENEALKKQVEDLEKSGAECLHTELETLRGQIARLQAEKNDLVALNSELQLKMGQGSPRDSFIEIRIAEDELKVTRDLPNIPKDPCAFSMPKAESEEQTVRQLLHSLRAETDEKERLQLALQEARGKIAELENRLEHADRSAQTSPPSTTEINASAEVKNLEDQLLKLCNELKQAQIKLDEAENMKRNLQDRCKDQEQDLGTLKAQLGEKQKVLSENDTLKVKMESLQAAVKVEQKKTQDEKNNLNQLKDAYTKLFEDYNELQEEKKKRAACVSREDYDDLQTRFDTAEKALADKQKKIDEMKMEIFQKEKELETVSVFQAQAEIYSSDFYAERAAREKIHEEKERLATQLEYVKKQNTQLQDEMESLGRHSMSEMQRRHVSRGANPQGPASPHHPQGGDWQQQNIPEHACPKCGEVLPDLDSLQIHIMDCII